GTACAACCTAGAGGGTGTCCTAATGCGATAGCTCCACCATTTACGTTTACGATATCAGGATTTATTCCTAATTCACGAACAACAGCTAATGATTGTGAAGCAAAAGCCTCGTTTAATTCAACTAAATCAATATCTTTTAATTGCAATCCTGCTTGTTTTAAGGCTTTCGGAATTGCTTTTACCGGACCAATACCCATGATTCTAGGTTCAACACCCGAAGAAGCAAAGTTTACTAATCTAGCAATTGGCTCAAGGTTTAATTCTTTTACCATATCCTCGCTCATGATTAAAACAAAAGCAGCACCGTCACTCATTTGAGATGAGTTACCAGCAGTAACACTTCCGTCAGCAGCAAAAACAGGTCTTAATCCCGCTAAAGCTTCTTTAGAAGTTCCTGCACGTGGCCCTTCGTCTTTGTTTACAACGTATGTTTTTGTTTCTTTTTTACCATTTTCATTGATAAAAGTTTGTTCAACAGTAATTGGAACAATTTGTTTATCAAATTTACCTTCAGCTTGTGCTTTTAAGGCTTTCATATGAGAGTGATAAGCAAATTCATCTTGATCTTCTCTCGAAATGTTATATTGTTTAGCAACCGCTTCGGCAGTTAATCCCATTCCCCAGTAGTAATCTTCATGTCCTTCAGAAGCAAGTTTATAATCAGGAGTTGGTTTGTAACCACCCATCGGAATAAAACTCATACTTTCGGCACCACCAGCAATGATACAATCTGCCATTCCAGATTGGATTTTAGCCGTTGCCATTCCGATAGTTTCTAATCCAGATGCACAGTAACGGTTTACAGTTACACCAGGAACATCTTCTACTTTTAATCCCATAAGAGAAATTAAACGCCCCACGTTTAAACCTTGTTCAGCTTCTGGCATGGCATTACCTACCATAACATCATCGATACGTTTTTTATCAAAATCAGGCAATTCATTCATCATATACTGAATGGTTTCTGCAGCTAATTCATCAGGTCTTTTAAATCTAAAAACTCCTTTTGGTGCCTTTCCTACTGCAGTACGGTAAGCTTTTACTATATATGCTGTTTTCATTTGTTTTTGTTTTTTTAAGATTATAGAAAATAGATCATAGAAAATAGACTGTTACTTTGTCTCAAAATCTATATTCTTTTCTCTTTATTCTATTTTTTAAAGATTTATTAGAAGAAAGGAGCAAAATCTCAAAACAGAGTTTTATCTTTTCTCTTGCTTCTTTCTTCTTTTATCTATTTTCTAATTACGAAGTGGTTTCCCTTTAGTTAACATGTACTGAATTCTTTCCAATGTTTTACGTTCTGTACATAAACTCAAGAAAGCTTCACGTTCGATATCTAATAAATATTGTTCAGAAACTAATGTTGCTTCAGATAAATCACCACCAGCCATAACGTAAGCTAATTTGTTAGCGATTTTTTTATCGTGTTCAGAGATGTATTTTCCAGCTTCCATTTGGTCCGTTCCAACTAAGAACATTCCAAGGGCTTGT
The nucleotide sequence above comes from Flavobacterium branchiarum. Encoded proteins:
- a CDS encoding thiolase family protein; the encoded protein is MKTAYIVKAYRTAVGKAPKGVFRFKRPDELAAETIQYMMNELPDFDKKRIDDVMVGNAMPEAEQGLNVGRLISLMGLKVEDVPGVTVNRYCASGLETIGMATAKIQSGMADCIIAGGAESMSFIPMGGYKPTPDYKLASEGHEDYYWGMGLTAEAVAKQYNISREDQDEFAYHSHMKALKAQAEGKFDKQIVPITVEQTFINENGKKETKTYVVNKDEGPRAGTSKEALAGLRPVFAADGSVTAGNSSQMSDGAAFVLIMSEDMVKELNLEPIARLVNFASSGVEPRIMGIGPVKAIPKALKQAGLQLKDIDLVELNEAFASQSLAVVRELGINPDIVNVNGGAIALGHPLGCTGAKLSVQLFDEMKRRGSKYGIVSMCVGTGQGSAGIYEVV